The Archocentrus centrarchus isolate MPI-CPG fArcCen1 chromosome 3, fArcCen1, whole genome shotgun sequence sequence CAAGAGGACAAAAGAATTAGTGACAGGCCTAAGAACCTatctatagcagatgaacagtatctgaaagtcatagctttaagaaacaagaaaaaaaatccagcaaagacctgagagatgtatctggcccttcagttgatccatctgctgttcactgaagccgcAACAGAAATGGTCTCACTGGAAGGGTGGGTGTCAGGAAGCCATTTTAAGGAAGGGGAACATGGAGAAAAGGCTGATGTATGtcagattacacaagaactggagtgaaaatCTGTGGCAACAGTTCTTATAGAGTGATgaatacaaattttaaatttttacttCAAATTGTCATCATTATGTTCAGAGGAGGTCAAGAGCAAGGTGAAACAGtaagtgtctacagccatctgttaAACATAGTCgaggctctgtcatagtttggtGCTGCATTTCAGAGAGtgatgttggggatcttgttaaaattgatggaattataaatgcagaaaagtaccatcagattttgatccaccatgaaatacCACTCAGAAAGTGTCTGAATAGAAACAGCCTAATTTgattccaaacacacaaacagaaacactgccagtcatggattggcctccacaggaacacaaagcagccaacatccaaagaaaagctttggaTGACTTTCAAGacgaaattacaagaaagtctacctaagagagttcaggctgtgttaaagaataaaggtggtaaTACCAAGTATTAAATGTGAAGCTCACTAGAATTgtgcaaattctgtttttgtcttgtatactgtatttatatttagGTTTGCACTTTTATAGCTACTTCCAATTTTTcttgtaaaatataaatgaatgagAGTGGCTTAAGCACaatactgtcatttttttttttcatccttcaCAGGATTTGGATAGAATTGCAGAAGCAAATGAACTTTTCGATGCTGTTATAACCGGTTCGGTTAATCAGGAGAAAAGTGTTACTATCAAGGAGTCCTCACCTAAGGAGACAAAAACGAAAGAGGAGGATAAATCAACAGAAGTGAATTCCGCAAAAGGAGGAAACTATCTAAGGAGACTCTCTGTATATGTTGGACATTTCCCATGGGTGAGTTGAAAACATTTTGCAGTGACCAGtatattttcatatgttttaaaaacactgttaatatgaaaactACTGAGAAAAAAACTACTCCCTTTAGAAGAAAGTTTAGTGAGTAAAATGAGCAGAATTGAAACTCGAGTATGGAGAAAAATGCTTTGCTCGATGTGTGAGAGCAGAACAGCGACAGATCAGATTTGTATAAAATCAAATTTGTCAAAGCAATGTACCCAGGCAGTTTGTATCAGGTGTTGGCAATATCTTAGGGACCTGGGAGATAATTGCTCAACCCTAACTTCACAAAAGAGCCCCACTTGGTATTCAGGTTCATCCTGGATTATGTGCTTAGTTAACCTGAGATCTTGATCAACCTGGTTTTTGGATGAAAACTGTGGTTGCATAATAAACCATGTCCTTTAGAGTCTTTATCAATATAACCTGTTTCAATTGCTCCAGTGTTAAATCATAGGGAACCCAATATTAGACTTAATTTCCATGAATATATATAATCTTGAAATTATCAGCTATTATCTGAAAACAATGTAGTTTTTTTGTtagctttttttaatttgtaagcTACCAGTAGCACAAGGAAGAGGAAGTCCCAGATATCTTCTAACTGCACCAGAAGACCTGAGACCTATCACCAGTAACCAAGTCATTATAGTTGACAGCAAAGGGGTTCCCAGATTGGGTTAGACTTAATACCCACTTTTAATGAGAGTGAGTAttcaaaatacactgctcaaaacaaaaaaattaaggaacactttttaatcagagtatagcatcaagtcaattaaacctctactttggtgttaatgaaattaacatatACACTACAGGGGCAACAATGAGCCAACCCCCAAAGCAGGAATGGTTTTCCAGGTGGAGGCCAcggacatttttttccttccgtttctgactgtttttttcactagttttgcatttggctagggtcagtgtcactacgggtagcatgaggcaatacctatatatatgtatatatatgtatatatatatgtgtgtgtgtgtatatatatatatatatatgtgtgtgtgtgtatatatatgtgtgtgtatatatatgtgtgtgtgtgtatatgtgtgtgtatgtatatgtgtgtgtgtatatgtgtgtgtgtgtatatatatgtatatatatatatgtatatatatatatgtgtatatatgtatatatgtgtgtgtgtgtgtgtgtgtgtgtgggtgtgtgtgtgtgtgtgtgtgtgtgtgtgtgtgtgtgtgtgtgtgtgtgtgtgtgtgtgtgtgtgtgtgtgtgtgtgtactacatacaagctactgagtaccattttgagctgCTGAAATGAAAATTTGGCataatggactagcctgccatgTAATTTCCAAACCTGCTCATACTTGCAGTGGGTAACGGACAAGGACCTAATATCTATGGCCAAAGGGTTGGGTGTGAAGAACATCATAGAGATCAAGTTTGCTGAGGACAGGAGTAACGGTGTGTCAAGAGGGTGAGTGTTGtgtaaaatacaaagaaacctataaaaaaaaataaagcatttgtgtattttctttttttttatattgtatttccTTCTCTGTGATGCAGCTTTGCAGAAGTGGTGGTAACCTCAGACGAGTCACTAAAAATAATGTTGGAAAAAGTACCCCAGTGTAAAATCAACGGGGAAGAGATTGATTGTCGCTTTGCCACTTGCCAGAACCTTTGTGTGTTTGAAGATGAAGCAAATAAACGTAAGGGCAGGAcaaccctgaaaaaaaaatcaaatcatacTTTGTTGGTATTGCTAAATGTCAGGATGACTGTCATTTTTCATGGaaacaatgtgtttttttttttttttacaggggtACCCCTGCGGGCTAACAAAGAAACGAAGGAATCTGATTCCTCAGATGAGAATCTCTCCTTATTATTAGCACAGAAAACCAACCCCTCCACAATACCTCCACTTTTTCCATCACATCCACTTGCTAACAGCTTTCCTCCATTACCCGGTCCTTCCCTTGGTCATCCACCTCCCCTGTTTCCACATGTGCCACCAATGATCCCTCCGCTCATGGCGACCCCATTATTCCCTCCTCATCCAGTCCCTGTTCCCAGCCACTTATCTCCTGGTATGCATCCCACATACCTCAACCCAGCACAGGAGGGGCACAGCAGCAGCGCTTACAGCCAACAAAAGTGAGAAaacaccattttttttataGTGACTGACAACTAGATGATTAAACTTGCAGTAGAATGTAAACAAATGAGCAAGATACAGAGAGGAATAAATGAGAATAGAGGTTACTTATAACTAgcagttccaaaaaaaaaaaaaaaaaaaaaaaagcataacaaCAGTTAGTTTCACTAGTGGTATGACAACAATCTGTCCGTTTTCCAGAAATGCACCTAAAAGTGGAGATCGAGATTTCGAGGAGCTTATGAAGAGAAATAGAACTATTGCCAGCAGTGCCATCACAAAGGCCGTGAGTGGTGCAACTGCTGGTAAGTATGTGACCGGATTTTGGATCACAAAACACAGGGCTTAATAAACATATAGAACTGGATCCTATATATGATTAACAGACAAATGGGAAAAATCTCAACATGTAAAATTGTTTCACACCCTGTTTACAGTAGAATTGGGAAGCAGATACATATATCATAGTACATTTTTGTCCTAGATAATAGAAAATTTAGTTAATCCTTTTACTAGTGATAAAACACTGCACTCTAAATGTGTTATATACATAAGTCATCACAGCTCTAATTCACTGCTGttcttcagttattttaaaggctTTAAA is a genomic window containing:
- the LOC115800365 gene encoding cleavage and polyadenylation specificity factor subunit 7, giving the protein MAAAGLEPAPGSSIGDKDIKQYGDLNQNEEDLDRIAEANELFDAVITGSVNQEKSVTIKESSPKETKTKEEDKSTEVNSAKGGNYLRRLSVYVGHFPWWVTDKDLISMAKGLGVKNIIEIKFAEDRSNGVSRGFAEVVVTSDESLKIMLEKVPQCKINGEEIDCRFATCQNLCVFEDEANKRVPLRANKETKESDSSDENLSLLLAQKTNPSTIPPLFPSHPLANSFPPLPGPSLGHPPPLFPHVPPMIPPLMATPLFPPHPVPVPSHLSPGMHPTYLNPAQEGHSSSAYSQQKNAPKSGDRDFEELMKRNRTIASSAITKAVSGATAGDLRVAMETLLTAIAIIKQSRVYGDERCQTLVMSLKDCLVSIQGNYSYSERSRSRERDRNRSQERSREKSRDRERERDRDRERSRERDHERDKEWSRDRDRERDRDQERSRERERNRDREWSGGRERDRDWDRSRDRDRDRDCPSVWEDAGMSRRHQAHSWSGEREKEYSRERERHRDHRARYY